One window of Paludibacter propionicigenes WB4 genomic DNA carries:
- a CDS encoding SRPBCC family protein — translation MWTKSHTVITKEATKEQMWKLFTDVNNWHVWNNEIEFAKLEGKFEAGNHYLIQPRNGRTVKVKLIKVVENRQCLELGEFPLAKMYYEHIIEETPDGLKITSTITMTGLLSFLWVQLVVRKIASTMASHVQEQIKVASKLLV, via the coding sequence ATGTGGACAAAATCTCATACAGTCATAACAAAAGAAGCCACAAAAGAACAAATGTGGAAGCTATTTACTGACGTAAATAATTGGCATGTTTGGAACAATGAAATTGAATTTGCAAAACTAGAAGGTAAATTTGAGGCTGGGAATCATTATCTGATTCAACCAAGAAACGGAAGAACAGTTAAAGTCAAATTGATTAAAGTCGTTGAAAATAGACAATGTTTAGAACTTGGAGAATTTCCACTGGCTAAAATGTATTATGAACACATTATAGAGGAAACTCCAGATGGTCTAAAAATAACCAGCACAATTACTATGACCGGTTTATTAAGTTTTCTATGGGTGCAATTAGTTGTTCGGAAAATTGCATCCACAATGGCTTCTCATGTACAAGAACAAATTAAAGTTGCTTCAAAACTTTTAGTCTAA